GGCCAAGGTCCTGAAAATGGTGAATTCGCCCATCTATGGCTTTCCGGGGCGGATCGGCTCCATTCAGCACGCCCTGGTTCTGCTTGGTTTCAATGTCATCAAGGGCATCATCATCTCGACCTCGGTCTTTGATGTCATGAACGAGAACATGAAAGGCCTCTGGGAGCACAGCCTCGGCTGCGCCCTGGCCAGTTCCGCCATCGCCCGCGCCATCGGCTGCAAGGATCCGGAAGAATACGCGGTGGCCGGGCTGCTGCACGACATCGGCAAGGTCGTGGCCGCCGTGCAGCTCCCGGAAAGCCGGGCGGCCATAGACGCGCTCGTCCTCGAGAAGGACATCTCCTATCGCCAGGCCGAAAGCGAGGTGCTGGGTTTTGCCCACGACCGCATCAACCTGTGGCTGTGCAATTACTGGAACCTGCCCGCGAATCTGAAGGAAGGGCTCTCCTATCATCACCGGCCCATGTCGGCCACGCTCTATCCGAAGATCGCGCAGGTGGTGCATGTGGGGAATTTCATGGCGCGGCTTTTTGGCGTGGGCAATGGGGGCGACAACCAGGTCAGCGCCCTCGACGAAGGAGTGCTCGAGGTTCTCGAGATCACTCCGGAGATGCTTTTCAAGATCATGGATGGCCTTGAGCGCGAATTCGTGGATCTGGCATAGGGGCCCCGCATCATGAAGGACGGCAAGCATTTTTTCCTGGTCACCTCCGACGCCAAGCTTGAAGGCAGCCTGCGCGCCCTGTGGCCCGAAGATGAGGTCAAGTGGACCTGCTTTGCCCGGGGCACGTCGGCGCTGGAGTTTCTTTTCAGCGAGCCCCCGGATCTTCTGGTCGTGGACGAACAGTTGCCGGACATTGCCGGGGTGGAGCTGGTCCGGCTGATCAAGGGCGAGAACGTCTATCGCCAGCTGCCCGTGGTCCTTTGCCTGGCCAGCGAGGATCTGGCCGAACTTCAGGATTTCAGCACGCTGGAGATCGATGATTTTCTGGTCAAGCCTTTTTCGCCGTCCATCGCCAAGGGGCGCCTGATCCTGGCCTATCACCGCTCCACCCGTGAACTCGACGCCAGCCCGCTGACCAAGCTGCCCGGCAACACGTCCATCATCCACAGAATTCAGGATCTCATAGACAGGCAGGAGGACTTCGCCCTGGCCTACATCGACCTGGATCATTTCAAGTCCTTCAACGACAAGTACGGCTTTTCGCGCGGGGACGAGGTGCTGCTCATGACCGCGCGGGTCATTGTCAATTCCATCCGCGGCTTCATGGGGGCGAGCACGTTCGTCGGACATGTGGGCGGGGATGATTTCGTCTTCATAGTGCCGCCGGAAAAGGCCGAGAGCGCCTGCCAGCAGGTCATCGACAATTTCGACTCCATCGTGCCCCATTTCTACGATCAGGAGGACCGCACGCGCGGGGCCATCCATTCCCTGGATCGCAAGGGCAAGGAACAGGTTTTTCCGCTTATGGCCATCTCCATCGCCGTGGTCCTGAACCGCGGCGGCAAGCTCAAGCATTTTGGCGAGGCTTCCCAGATCGCCATGAACCTGAAGAAGGAAGCCAAAAAGAACCCCAAGAGTTGCTATGTCATGGACAAACGGGCCGGCGCCTGATCCTGTCGCGCTTTTCCTGCTCTATCTGGACGCCCAGCGTGGCTACTCCCCGGCCACCGTGGCCGCCTACGGGACCGATCTCGAGGGCGCGCACCTCTTTATGGGGCGCAGGAGCAAGGGGTTCGACGTTCCCGCCGAGGTGACCAAGGCGGACATCACCGCCTATCTGGCAGATCTGCACCGGCGCGGCCTGGCCAAGTCAAGCGTCTGCCGCAAGCTCTCGGCCCTGCGGGCCTTTTACCGCTTCCTTCGTCAGCGCAAGCTGGTCCAGGAAGATCCCTGCGCGGCCCTTTCCAACCCAAAGCTGCCCAAGATCCACCCCAAGGTCCTCAATGTCGACCAGGCCATTCATCTGCTCGAGACTGAAGTCACCCTCGATCCCGAAGGTCTGCGCGACCTTGCCTTGCTTGAGGTTCTCTACGGCTCGGGGCTGCGCGTCAGCGAGGCCCTCGGGCTCGATTTCGCCCATCTGGATCTGGATCAGAAGCTGGTGCGGGTGCTGGGCAAGGGCAGGAAGGAGCGCCTCGTTCCGCTGACCGGTCCGGCGGCAGAGCGGCTGGGACGTTATCTCGAGCAGCGCGGGGCTTTTGGTCCGGCGCCCCGGGAGCAGGCCATTTTTCTGGGCAGGCGGGGCGGGTGACCGCATCGTCAAGGAGATGGCCGTGCGCAGCGGGGCCCCGTGTTCGATCAGCCCTCACACCCTGCGCCACAGCTTCGCTTCACATATGCTCCAGGCCGGAGCCGACCTGCGCAGCGTGCAGGAACTCCTCGGCCATTCCCGCATCTCGACCACCCAGCGCTACACCCACCTCGATCTCGCCCAGGTCATGCGCGTCTATGACGCCGCCCACCCCCTGGCCGGGAGCAAAGACAAAAAAGACTAGCTGACTGTTGGAAAAAACAAAATTTGCAGGCCATTCAAAAACGGTGAGAAGCAAGGAAACGGAAAAAGCCGGACGCGCAGTGTATTTGTGCATACACAAGCGGTCTGGCTTTTTTACTGACGCAGCAGATCGCCGTTTTGGGGCGGCCTGCCAGGCTACTGCATCTGTTCGAGTCCGGTCACGGGCACGGTCAGATCGTTGCTGAGGACCCACAGGGCCAGCATGTGGCGCAGGGTCAGGTCGGCCTGGGCGATGGTTTCCCGGTCCGCCTCGCGGTTTGCCATCTCCTGGATGGCGAGCATGTATTCCTTGGCCAGGGTGAACTCGGCGCAAATCTCGCGCACGAAATCCTCGTAGAGGTCCGGCTCCTCCTGAAAAAGCTGGTCGAGGACGCTCATGGTCCGGGTCAGGGAGAAGAGGGTGATGTCGGCAAGCTGAGGCATGTTGTGTCTCCATGAAAAGAGCCGGTCGCGGAGAGTTCCGTAACCGGCTTGCGTTGTTTTGGGTGAAAAAACTACAAACCGAGCTGGCTCAAAAGGTCGTCCACATCCGTCTGCGAGCTGGCGTCCTGGGGGCCCTTGAGTTTCGTGGCCCTGGCCTTGGACGTCTGGCGGATTTCCTCGACGGACTGCTCCGGGTTTTGTTCCATGGCTTTCAAAGACAGGCCGGTGGCCATGTAGAGTTCGAAAACTACTTTCTCGATCTGTCGCAGAGCTGCGACAATGCGCTTGATGCGCTGTCCGGTCAGATCCTGAAAGCTCAGGGTGGTCATGATCTCCATCAGGTCCGCACCCAGGACTTCGCTTCCCTTGCGCAGTTCCTCGATTTCCGGTTTGGCGGTCCCGTTTTCAAGAGATGCCAGAAGCTGCATGGTGCGGTCGTTCATGTCCAGATGCTTCTCCACCAGTCCCATGATGCTCTCGGTGGCTTGCTCGGTGGTCTGCAGGATGGCTCCGAGCTGGGTCGATGCTTCGGAGAACATCTCGTCGGCCACGGGGTCGGCGACCATCGGCAAATCTGTGGTGCCGGTCGCTGCGGAGTTGATCTCCTGGTAGATGGATTTGAGCCCGGCTTGCAGATCCGTGCTTATGGCGCGGTAGAATTCGCCTTCGGTCAGGGCCATGGTCAGAGCGCGGCTGATCTCTTCCGTCAAGGCCGCCGAGATGACCTCCCGGATGGTGCTTTCGGCCTTGGTTGTGATCCTGTTCAGCAGTTCCTGACTCAGCTGTTCTTTGTGCATGCCTGTGTCCCGGGTTAGGATGAGGGGGCGAGGTGACGCTCCAGGAGTTGTTCGCGTTGCTTGGCCACGACGAACTGAATGATCTTTTCGCGCTCGCAGTCGCGCATGTCCTTGAATTCCATGGCCCAGACCCGCTCTCCCTGATTCTCTTCAGCCCTCAGGATGGTCCCGATGGCTCCGGCCAGGGTCTGGGGCTGGTTGCTGAGCGCGATGACCACTTCCACGCCCTGGCCAAGCTCGAATTCGCTGTCCGCCGAGAATCTGAGACCCGCGCCGCTGATGTCGTGGATGAGCACTGGCACGGGGAAGTCTTCCTGCAGGGTCTGCTGGGTCAGGATCGAAAGGATGGCGCTCAGTTTTTCGTTCATGGCGCGCAGGTAGTGCGCCAGCCCGTCAGGGAGCGCGGACTGCGCGGTCTCGGAGAGCTGCGGCATGGTTCCCGTCTGGGTGCAGGCAAAAAGGGAGGTGAACCGGCCTGTGGGCAGGACGCGCAGATGTCCTTTCAGGGCCGTTTCGACTCGGGCGTAAGCACGTTCCGGAACGTTCATGACTACCTCCTTTACCACGTGTCCGGGTCGACCTCCATGATCATGGCCCGCACCGGACACACTGTGACGCACATGTTGCAGGCAGTGCATTTTTCCTGGTCGAAATCGACCAGCCGGGTCTCGAGATTGAGGTGCAGCGCCTTTGAAGGGCACAGGGCAGTGCACAGACCGCAGTGCATGCACGACTCCTCGTTGCGTGAGATCTCGTGGGCCACCGGCGTGACCTTGATGCCCTGCTCCTGCAGATAGGTCACGCCCTGGCGGTAGTGTTCCCGTGTCCCCGAAAGCTCAAGGATCATGTGCCCTTCACGGCGCGGGTTGATGTTCGCCTGCAGGATGTTGAAGGTCAGGTCGAAGTGTTTGGCCAGATTGTACATCATTGGCTGACCCGAAGACTTCGGAGGGAAGCGCAGGCTGACGATGCGGCTGTATTCTTGGGTGGACATGGGTATCCTTGCGCGCGGCTAGTTGCCGCTCTTCAAGTAGGCCTGGGCGCGCTTGGCCTCGGCGGACTCGGGGTGTTTCTTGATCAGGTCTTCAAGCACCAGCCTGCCGGCCTGGTCCTTTTTGAGCTTGAAGAAGGAGATGCCCTGCTTGAGAAGGGCGGCCGTGTACTTGTTGGACTTGCTGTGATCCTCGATGACCTTCTGGTAGGTCAGGACCGCGTTGGCGTAGTCCTGCATCTGGAAGAAACATTCGCCCTGCCAGAAGATGGCGTTGGGCACGAGGGGATCCTTGGGGAAGCCCTTGACGAACTCGGCCCAGGTGGTCTGGGCCTCCTTATACTTCATGGCATAAAAACTCTCCAGGGCCTGCTGGTAAAGCTCCTGCCCCGGGACTTCGGCCTGCGGCTGGGTTTCGGGTTGGGCCTGGGGGGCGCTCGTGACCGGAGGCGCAGGCTGGGTCATGGGCTGGGAGGCGTCGCCAGGGACTTCGGGTTCCTGACTCGGGGAGGTCATGGTCCCCGGGAAGCTGCCGTTGGGCACGGACTGGGCCGGGGGCAGGGGAGGCATCTCGTCAAAGACGATGCCAAGCTGGGTGGCCATGAAGAGCGTCTTGCGTTCAAGATCTACGACCCTGGAATTGAGCGAGTCCACGGTCACCATCCCTCCGGCTGCCTCCTGCTGCATTTGCTGGGTCCTTTGCAGGTCGTCGACCTGACCGGTCAGGGCCGCGAGCTGACTGCGCAAAGTGTTCACTTCCGCCCAGTTGTTGGCCTGGGCCGGCTGGCTGCGCGCCAGTTCCGCTTCGAGCTGGGCGATGCGGTCCTGCTGCTTGATGCGCTCCTGCTCCTGCGAATAGACCTGACTGCGTAGGCGATCGAAATCCGAGGTGGTGACGCAGGCCGGAATTGTGCCCAGCAGAGCAGCCAGGGCTCCGGTGACCAGAATTTTCCTGCCAAGGTGAAAAGAAGACATGCGAACCTCTCTAATGGGTGCTGTTTTCGTCTGACTGGTCTCGACCGCGAAGGTTAGAGACTGGTTTGTCATTGTTTTTTGATGGCCCGTTTTCTGCCGAAGAGAATATAACCCACTCCGCCGACGACCGGCAAGACGACTTGGGCCACAATCCAGGCGGCTCGCTCCTGATGCGTCGGAAATTCGTTCGTGTACAGATGCCAGATGGACCAGAAATTCGGCAGAATGGGCAGAATGAGGAGCGGTATGGCATAAACGAGTTTGTCAGGGGGAATGCTAAAGAACATTGCGTCTCCTGTGCTGGATAATGAAAAGCCCAAGGCACACCGCCCCGAGGGCAATGACCTGGGTCACGCTGATGGGTCCGAAATCTCCGCGATAGTCTGCGCGGAAGAGTTCGATGATAAACCGGAACGATCCGAAAAGAGCCAAGAAAATACCCATGAGCTGGCCCGTGTTCCGTGTCCGGGATTTGAGGGCCAGGGTCGCGGCGAAACAGGCCAGCCCCGCCAGGGTGTGATAGAGTTGGGTGGGATGCAGCGGGACATGCAGGGGGGCAAGGGATTCGGGGTCAAAAAAAGTGATGGCCCACGGCAGGTCGCAGACCGCTCCGTAGCAGCATCCAGCTGCCAGACAGCCGATGCGGCCCACGGCTTCGCCCAACCCGATGCCCGGGGCCAGAACGTCCATCCACAGCCAGGGGTCCTCTTTTTTGACCCGCATGAAGCTAAGTGCGAAAAGAGTGGCCAGGATGGCCCCGCCGGAAAAGACCAGTCCTCCCTTCCAGAACATCAGTATTTCAAGTGGGTTGTTCCAGAAATAGGCCGGGTTGATGAGCACATACAGGACGCGTGCGCCAATGATGGCCCCGAGGATGATGTAAAATCCGAGGTCGGAAACGATGTCGGGATTCAGCCCGCGGGCCCGGGCCTCGCGCATGGACCAGGCAATGCCCAGCAGAAATCCTGCGGCGACAAAGAGGCCGTAGGTGTGCAGCGCGAAGGGGCCGATGGTGAACCCGAAGAGGATGAAGGGCGCGATCTCAATTATTGTCGGGAACACAGCGACGCCTCTGCTGGTAAAAGGAAACGAGCAGCGCGGCAGCGCCGATACAGATGCCCATGTCGGCCACGTTGAAGGCCGGCCAGTGCATGTCCCCCACGTAGAAATCCAGAAAATCCACCACCACCCCGAGCCTAGCGCGGTCCAGCAGGTTGCCCAGGGCGCCGCCCAGGATCAGTCCCAGCCCGTAGACGTAGAACGGTCCGTCATCCTCCTGGCTCCTGGCCAGGGCCCAGATGAGACCCACGGCCAGGATCGAGACCACGATGAAGAAGGGTCGCTGCCAGTCGATGTCGTGGCGGTTCAGAAAACCGAAAGCCGCTCCCCGGTTCAGGATGTGCACGATGTCGAAAAAACCGGGGATGACCGTGAAACCCTTTTCCCAGACCGGAATGGCCTGCTGGATCCAGAGCTTGGTCAACTGGTCCAGGACAAAGACGATGGCCGCTACCAGACCGATGGTCCGGTAGCGCCGCCTCATGTCGGGTTTGCAGGGGACGCTGCCGACCTTAGGCATGGTATTCCTTGAGCACTTTCGTGCAGCGCGGGCAGGCCGAGGGGTGCTCGGGGTCCGTGCCCAGGTTCTCGTCGTGAATCCAGCAGCGGGCGCATTTTTCGCCCAGGGCTCTGGCGATGATCACGGCCACGCTTTCGACCTCGCCCTGGATGGCTTCGGCTGGTGCGGGCTCGTCCGTGACTTGCGCCTGGCTGACGATGAACACGTCGCGCAGGTCGGCGGCTACGCCCGAGAGCGCGGCAAAAGCTTCGCCGGTGGCGTGGATGATTACCTTGGCGTCAAGGGAGTGTCCGAGTTCCTTGGACTGGCGCAGGGGCTCGATGGCCCGGGTCACATCGCCGCGTACGGCAAAGACCAGGTTCCAGACGGCCTCTTCCTCTTCGGTCAGGAGCGCGCCTTCGATCTCGGGCACGCGCATGGCAAAGACCGTGCTGCCCGCCGGGCGCATGGCCTCGGGCAGGTGCTGGAAGATCTCCTCGGAGGTGAAGCTCAGGATCGGCGCCATATCGCCGACGATCATGAGCAGTATGTGATAGAGGGCTGTCTGGGCCGAGCGGCGCTCAAGGCTGGTCGCGCCGTTGACGTAGACGCGGTCCTTTATGATGTCGAGATAGTAGGAGCTGAGGTCCGTGGTGCACAGGTTGTGCAGGGTGTGGTAGACCTTGTGGAACTCGAAGTTTTCATAGGCCGCCTGGATGGCCTGGTGCTTGGAACGGACCATGTTCAGGGCGTAGCGGTCGAGAGCCAGCATGTCGGACGTGGCGACGAGGTCCGTGGCCGGGTTGAAGTCGCTCAGGTTGCCGAGGATGAAGCGGCAGGTGTTGCGGATCTTGCGGTAGGCGTCGACCAGTCGGCGCAGGATCTCGTCGGAGATGCGCAGGTCTTCCTGGTAGTTTTCCGAGGCCACCCACAGGCGCAGCACTTCGGCGCCGTGCTTTTCGATGATCTCCTGCGGGGCGACCACGTTGCCGATGGACTTGGACATCTTGCGGCCCTGCCCGTCGAGCACGAAGCCGTGGGTCAGCACGGTCCGGTAGGGGGGCACGCCGCGCGTTCCGACGGAGGCCAGAAGCGAGGAGTGGAACCAGCCGCGATGCTGGTCGGTGCCTTCGAGGTACAGGTCCGCCGGGAAGGTGCACTCGGGCCGACCTTCGACCACGGCGGCAAAGCTGGTGCCGGAGTCGAACCAGACGTCGAGGATGTCGTCCTCTTTTTCCCAGTGCGTGCCGCCGCATTTGGGGCAGGTCAGCCCTTCGGGCACGACCTCGGACAGCGGGGCCTCGAACCAGTAGTCCGCACCGGTGGGATGCGTGGCGAAGCGGTCCACGATGCCGTGGGCCCAGTCACCGTCGAAATAGGCGTCCCCGCAGTCGTTGCACAACAGGGCGATGATCGGCACGCCCCACATGCGCTGGCGCGAGATGCACCAGTCGGGGCGGAACTTGATCATGCTGTGGATGCGCTCCTTGCCCCAGGACGGAATCCAGCGCACGCTGTTGTCTATGGCGTCCAGCGTCTTGCCGCGCAGGTTGTCGTGCTCCATGGCGATGAACCACTGGGTCGTGGCCCGGAAGATGACGGGTTTCTTGCAGCGCCAGCAGTGCGGGTAGGAGTGTCTGATCTTCTCGCTGCCCAGAAGGTGTCCGACCTCGGTCAGCTTGGCGATGACCAGGGGATTGGCTTCGAAGACGTTCTTGCCGCCGAAGAATTCGACACTGGGCAGAAATTTGGCCTCGTCATCAAGGGGCGAGAGGATCTCAAGGCCATGACGCAGTCCGGTCTCGTAGTCTTCGCGGCCATGGCCGGGGGCGGTGTGAACGCAGCCCGTGCCCGCGTCGAGGGTCACGTAGTCGGCGGTGACCACGGGGGACGGACGGTCATAGAAGGGATGGCGGGCGACGAGGCCTTCCAGCGCGCTGCCCGGAACCGTTGCCCGCACGGACCATTCACCCCAGCCGAAGCGCTCGGCGCATCCGGCCACCAGTTCCTTGGCGAGGATGTAAAAGGCGCCGCCGACCTGGACAAGATCGTATTCGAAGTCCGGGTGCACGGCCACGGCCAGGTTGTCCGGGATGGTCCAGGGCGTGGTCGTCCAGATGACGATGAAGCTGTTGTCGGCCGGGGCCTGCGGGAAGATCCTGCCCAGTTCCTGCGCTTCAAGGGGGAAGCGCACGTAGATGGAGGGTGAGGAATGGTCATCGTACTCGACC
The window above is part of the Deltaproteobacteria bacterium HGW-Deltaproteobacteria-18 genome. Proteins encoded here:
- a CDS encoding HD family phosphohydrolase, which codes for MEEDLRTSQKGAILAVKDLPTLPGVLQEVAILVENPNSSTDQISKAISKDQVLSAKVLKMVNSPIYGFPGRIGSIQHALVLLGFNVIKGIIISTSVFDVMNENMKGLWEHSLGCALASSAIARAIGCKDPEEYAVAGLLHDIGKVVAAVQLPESRAAIDALVLEKDISYRQAESEVLGFAHDRINLWLCNYWNLPANLKEGLSYHHRPMSATLYPKIAQVVHVGNFMARLFGVGNGGDNQVSALDEGVLEVLEITPEMLFKIMDGLEREFVDLA
- a CDS encoding diguanylate cyclase response regulator — translated: MKDGKHFFLVTSDAKLEGSLRALWPEDEVKWTCFARGTSALEFLFSEPPDLLVVDEQLPDIAGVELVRLIKGENVYRQLPVVLCLASEDLAELQDFSTLEIDDFLVKPFSPSIAKGRLILAYHRSTRELDASPLTKLPGNTSIIHRIQDLIDRQEDFALAYIDLDHFKSFNDKYGFSRGDEVLLMTARVIVNSIRGFMGASTFVGHVGGDDFVFIVPPEKAESACQQVIDNFDSIVPHFYDQEDRTRGAIHSLDRKGKEQVFPLMAISIAVVLNRGGKLKHFGEASQIAMNLKKEAKKNPKSCYVMDKRAGA
- a CDS encoding pilus assembly protein PilZ; this translates as MHCLQHVRHSVSGAGHDHGGRPGHVVKEVVMNVPERAYARVETALKGHLRVLPTGRFTSLFACTQTGTMPQLSETAQSALPDGLAHYLRAMNEKLSAILSILTQQTLQEDFPVPVLIHDISGAGLRFSADSEFELGQGVEVVIALSNQPQTLAGAIGTILRAEENQGERVWAMEFKDMRDCEREKIIQFVVAKQREQLLERHLAPSS
- a CDS encoding (Fe-S)-binding protein, yielding MSTQEYSRIVSLRFPPKSSGQPMMYNLAKHFDLTFNILQANINPRREGHMILELSGTREHYRQGVTYLQEQGIKVTPVAHEISRNEESCMHCGLCTALCPSKALHLNLETRLVDFDQEKCTACNMCVTVCPVRAMIMEVDPDTW
- the ygbF gene encoding tol-pal system protein YbgF, whose amino-acid sequence is MTNQSLTFAVETSQTKTAPIREVRMSSFHLGRKILVTGALAALLGTIPACVTTSDFDRLRSQVYSQEQERIKQQDRIAQLEAELARSQPAQANNWAEVNTLRSQLAALTGQVDDLQRTQQMQQEAAGGMVTVDSLNSRVVDLERKTLFMATQLGIVFDEMPPLPPAQSVPNGSFPGTMTSPSQEPEVPGDASQPMTQPAPPVTSAPQAQPETQPQAEVPGQELYQQALESFYAMKYKEAQTTWAEFVKGFPKDPLVPNAIFWQGECFFQMQDYANAVLTYQKVIEDHSKSNKYTAALLKQGISFFKLKKDQAGRLVLEDLIKKHPESAEAKRAQAYLKSGN
- the lgt gene encoding prolipoprotein diacylglyceryl transferase, giving the protein MFPTIIEIAPFILFGFTIGPFALHTYGLFVAAGFLLGIAWSMREARARGLNPDIVSDLGFYIILGAIIGARVLYVLINPAYFWNNPLEILMFWKGGLVFSGGAILATLFALSFMRVKKEDPWLWMDVLAPGIGLGEAVGRIGCLAAGCCYGAVCDLPWAITFFDPESLAPLHVPLHPTQLYHTLAGLACFAATLALKSRTRNTGQLMGIFLALFGSFRFIIELFRADYRGDFGPISVTQVIALGAVCLGLFIIQHRRRNVL
- the lspA gene encoding signal peptidase II, which codes for MPKVGSVPCKPDMRRRYRTIGLVAAIVFVLDQLTKLWIQQAIPVWEKGFTVIPGFFDIVHILNRGAAFGFLNRHDIDWQRPFFIVVSILAVGLIWALARSQEDDGPFYVYGLGLILGGALGNLLDRARLGVVVDFLDFYVGDMHWPAFNVADMGICIGAAALLVSFYQQRRRCVPDNN
- a CDS encoding isoleucine--tRNA ligase; translation: MSDYKKTLNLPATTFPMKGSLTQNEPKILDGWYETDAYGAMIGANAGRAPYVLHDGPPYANGHIHIGHAMNKILKDVIVKHRNLTGRQAQYVPGWDCHGLPIELKVEQELGGKNKFSILEIRKKCREYALKYLDIQRDEFKRLGVLGTWDKPYLTMTPDYETATARELANFYKKGSVQRNKKPIYWCGSCETALAEAEVEYDDHSSPSIYVRFPLEAQELGRIFPQAPADNSFIVIWTTTPWTIPDNLAVAVHPDFEYDLVQVGGAFYILAKELVAGCAERFGWGEWSVRATVPGSALEGLVARHPFYDRPSPVVTADYVTLDAGTGCVHTAPGHGREDYETGLRHGLEILSPLDDEAKFLPSVEFFGGKNVFEANPLVIAKLTEVGHLLGSEKIRHSYPHCWRCKKPVIFRATTQWFIAMEHDNLRGKTLDAIDNSVRWIPSWGKERIHSMIKFRPDWCISRQRMWGVPIIALLCNDCGDAYFDGDWAHGIVDRFATHPTGADYWFEAPLSEVVPEGLTCPKCGGTHWEKEDDILDVWFDSGTSFAAVVEGRPECTFPADLYLEGTDQHRGWFHSSLLASVGTRGVPPYRTVLTHGFVLDGQGRKMSKSIGNVVAPQEIIEKHGAEVLRLWVASENYQEDLRISDEILRRLVDAYRKIRNTCRFILGNLSDFNPATDLVATSDMLALDRYALNMVRSKHQAIQAAYENFEFHKVYHTLHNLCTTDLSSYYLDIIKDRVYVNGATSLERRSAQTALYHILLMIVGDMAPILSFTSEEIFQHLPEAMRPAGSTVFAMRVPEIEGALLTEEEEAVWNLVFAVRGDVTRAIEPLRQSKELGHSLDAKVIIHATGEAFAALSGVAADLRDVFIVSQAQVTDEPAPAEAIQGEVESVAVIIARALGEKCARCWIHDENLGTDPEHPSACPRCTKVLKEYHA